The window TGAAGATGTTCAGACTACCGAGCAGAAAGGAGAAGTAAAGAAGGAATTCCCAATGTACGGGTGATTCCATGGAGTATATAGCGTTAACAGGAATTGCTGATTCTGTGATCGAGGTCCTGAAGAAACACGAGCTCAGGACTCTTGAGATTCGGAATCTGCAGAACTTCTTCGGAATACTCGAGCTCAATGCAGGAGATAATGTTCTCCTCACTTCTACGAGCCTTCAGGACCTTACAGATGGGACTTCAGCTCTTATAGCAAAGATTGTGCAGATGCAGATCTCTGTTCATTCTATTGTCAGCTCAAATGATATCTATTGTGAAGAACGAGAAGCCATGTCAGCTCGTATTCAGCTTGAATGCAGGAGCATGGCACGGGTGAAAAGCGTCGTTTCAAACGAACTCGGAAAACCAGTGAGGGTGGACGCAAGAGAAATTTCCTGCTACGAAGCCAGATAATAATTTCGTTAATTACGTTAATTTTCTAAAAACGGCTCCAAAAACGGCTTTTCCTATTCTCCGGGCATTCCGATATCAGATGATACCCATGTTTATTAAAGAGAATGTAATTTTCGGGCTATTGATGCTTCTTTTTTAAAAAATGATTATTTATCTGTTAAATAAATACTAATTTTCTGAGAAACACTACTTTTCTGAGAAACACTGCTTTTCTGAGAAACACTACTTTTCTGAGAAACACTACTTTTCTGAAAAATATTTATACGCTGAAAGAAGGCTCTTTTGAAAATTGGAAAAAAGAACGGAAATGAACGGAAAAAAAGAAAAAGAAAGGTTCCGGAAAGTTGGAATTCCCTCCGGTAACCCTGGATTCATATTTAAGAATTATTTACAGGTCTTCCATTTCGCCGCCCGGGCCCGATGGTGCTCTTCCGCCGCCGGCTGAGGCGATTACATCGTCGATCCTGAGGATCATAATTGCGGCTTCCGTAGCTGCGTTGATTGCCTGGGTCTTGATCCTGAGGGGTTCGACAACATTGTTTTCGAACATGTCCTCGATCTTGCCTGTGTAGACATTGAGTCCAGCCCTCTTGTTGCCCTTCTCGTGCTGGGAGCGCATTTCAACAAGCATGTCGATAGGGTCAAGCCCTGCATTTTCTGCAAGGGTCTGAGGAATGATCTCGAGGGACTCGGCGAACTTCATAACAGCAAGCTGTTCTCTGCCTTTAAGGGTTGATGCATATTCCTTGAGCCTTAGAGCCAGTTCTATTTCAGGTGAGCCACCGCCAACAACAATCTTCTGGTCTTCAAGAGCAACGCCCACAACTCTGAGAGCATCTTCAAGGGCCCTCTCAATTCCTTCAACTACATGCTCGGTTCCGCCGCGAAGCAGAATTGAGGTGGTCTTGCTGTCCTTGCAGCCTGTGACGAAGGTCATTCTGGAGCCTGAGACATCCTTTTCTTCTACAAGGCCTGCATAGCCGAGGTCGGACTCCTCGATTTCCTCCATGCTTGTGATAACCTTTGCACCTGTTGCTCTGGAGAGTTTGTCCATGTCACTCTTCTTGACTCTGCGCATGGCGAAAATTCCTGCCTTTGTCAGGTAGTACTGGGCGAGGTCATCCATGCCCTTCTGGCAGAAGACTACATTTGCGCCTGTCCTGATTACCTTTTCCACAATTTCCCTGAGCATGGCTTCTTCCTGGTCAAGGAAAAGCTGCATCTGGTCAGGGGCGGTGATCTTTATTTCTGCTTTTGTTTCTGTCTTCTTGAGTTCGATTGGCACACTCAGGAGCAGGACTTTTGCATCTTTCACCATTTCCGGCATTCCGGTGTGAACACGTTCTTTATCAACGATTACACCTTCGATAATCTCGGAGTCTGCAATGCTTCCACCGGGTCTCTTTTCGATCTTGATGTCCTCGATGTCCACAGTGATCTTCCCATCTTCACTTACCTCAACAACCGATTTAACAGCCTGAACTGCAAGCCTGGAAAGGTGGTCCTTGTTAGCCTCTGCGCCTTTACCTGTAATGGCTGTGGCTGCAATTTTTTCGAGGGTTTCGGTATCTTCCGGAGATGTACTGATAGTGATGGTCTCCAGGATCTTGGTAGCCTGGTCTGCTGCAAGCCTGTAACCACTTGCGATCACGGTTGGGTGAACGCCGCTTTCCAGCAGGTCTTCTGCCTTTGTCAGGAATTCTCCTGCGAGTACGGCTGCAGTGGTTGTCCCGTCGCCTACTTCTGCGTCCTGGGTCTTGGCGACTTCCACGATCATCTTTGCGCCTGGGTGCTCGATGTCCATTTCTTTAAGGATAGTTGCTCCGTCGTTGGTGATGACGACGTCTCCCATGGAGTCTACAAGCATCTTGTCCATACCCTTCGGCCCAAGAGTGGTCCTTACTGCCTCAGCTACTGCCTTTGCGGCCATGATGTTGTTGTGCTGGGCGTCGGAACCATGGGTTCTCTTGCTGCCTTCTCTTAAAATAAAAATCGGTTGTCCTGCCAAAATATAATCTCCTTTATAATGATATGAATTTTTATGAATTTTTATCAGTAGTATTTTTAAGCACGTTGTCTTTGTGCGTAATTTTTCATATTCTTAATGCAAGCACTTCTATATAAGAATTTCTCTGGAGGTCAGGTTCTTAATCTTGAAAATTGGGTCTTCTGGTCCTTTTAATACCCCCGAGTCCCGTCTCCCGAGTTTCGCTTCGGGAGCACGAGGTCCTTTTCGCTTCGCTCAAGAGGACTAACAAAAAATGCTAGTGCATTGATTCCAAAATAATTTCCTTATTTAATGGAAAAATGCGTTATCGCCTAATCAATTCAAAAGTCAAGTTTTATAAACTTATTTCAGAACCGCAGTACTGGTTATTTATCTTTAAATACCGTCATAAAAATTGTATTTTCGGAGATTTTACTCTCGACGTTGGCTCCACATGTTTCAAATAAACTTTCAAATGTTATTACATTTAATTTTGAATTATTAAGTCCCAGACTATGAGTTAGTGCCAGCAAATAGTAGTTGCCATTGTCCTTGTAGTCTACTGTATCCTGTATCAAACATATGTGATGTTCTAAAAATAATCGTTAGTCCATCTACAACCTCTTTTAGACTGCATTCGTTAAGAGGCTTCTGAAGAAAAAACTGTACTACACATTCTATGGGTTTATTTTTGGTCACATACTCCTTAAACCGCTCATGATTTACAGTTTCCATTAGTATTTTTAAAGTCCCTTTTTGGACACAACAAACCGAACTTATCGATTCACACGCCAGCCAATATTTTTGTTCAGTATTTAATTCCGGGCACTGTTTTGAATTGTTTTCCAGATATTCCAATGCTAGTTCCAGGGCTTTTTGTTGTGTTTCAAATTTTTCTGCGTGTTTTTTCAATAATTCCCAATGTCTCTCTGAAATGGTGGTGGCAATACAATGTCTTTTCATATTAGAGCTCACGAGTTTATTTTGCAACGACTGACTTAACTTATTGGATCTACCATGGACACAACTCAGCAAAATCAATGATTTTTGGCTGAATCCCACAGTTCTCCAAAAACTCCCGACCAAACTCATAAAAAATACCCCTAAGTTAGCCTATTTTTCAGCGAGATCTCATGGAAGGTTGAATAATTAATTAAGAAGATAAGGCAAAATGAGTAATGAACTGTATAAATAAAAAAACAAGTCCCTTTTTTAGAGAGGGGGTCGAAATGTAAATTATCAGAAGCTCTTTCTTTATTCATATACGAGATGAAAATAAGACATTCTGAGTTTTGGCATTAGTTCAAAAATTAAGTCGAAGGAACTGCCACTTTCCCTTCGACTTTTTTCGCAAAATTTTATGCGAAGAATTAGTGTGTTTTTATGTACTCGATCATCCGCGGGGTCAGCAGAGGGATGATTTCGGGCAGCATGTTAGGCATCAGATTATCCATTGCCTTTGGCATGAGGTCCGGGAGCAGCTCTCTCATGTAATCAGGCATCGGGACACGCCTCTCAACAGCTTTGAGCATATCAGGCATGACCTTTGGCATGACAGAAGGCATGAGCATAGGCATCATTATGGGCATCATGGGCTTCATCATGGCATCCATTCCGGGCACATACTTGACCATCTTCATCATGGCCTGAAGAGGAGCTGGCATTGCGGCCATCATCTGGGGCAGGAGTTCTACCATCAGGTCGGTCATGTTTTCGGGCTGCAGGAGGTCGATCATCTTCTCAAAGGGCGCCCATGACTGCAGGGCGTAGTTTGTCGTGTCCGGGATGTCATAGCCGAGGCTTCTTGCCACAAGGGCGCCGAGGTCCTGGGACTCTATGTTAATATTATTTTTCTCGGCTGCAACACGGAACTGAACCGTACAGCAGGGACACAGAGCCGCTATGATGTCTGCGTTTACATCTACAGCTTCCTGAAGCCTCATACCTCCAAGTTTATATGCAACCGGAGGCTCGGCAATAAGGCTCACCACTGAACCACAGCAGTGGGCCTTTTCCCTGTTGTGTTCAAGTTCTTTGAACTGGATGCCAGGGATGGCTTTCAAAAGTTCCCTTGGGGGATCGTATATCTCGCCTCCGGCTCTTCCCAGGTGGCAGGAATCATGCCAGGCAACCACTTTATTCAGGGGTACCTTGAATTTGGGCTTCAGCACGTCCAGGCGCTCAACCAGGATTTCGGAATAGTGTTTTGTCTCAAACCCGTATTCGATTCCCAGTTTTTCTGCCCACTGAGGATAGACTGTGTGCCACATGAGCCAGCATGCAGGACAGGAGGTAATCACGGTTTTTACGCCCCTCTTTTTCATGTTGGAGATGTTCATCCGCATGATCGTTTCAAAGACATCCCACTTTCCGGCAACGAGCATGGGAATTCCACAGCAGGCTTCCTTGTCTCCCAGTCCTGTAAACTCGACCCCCGCATCGTCGAGCATACGTACAGCCCCTATAGCCACGTCTTTTTCCACAAAGGATGCCGTGCAACCTGCAAAGTAGGCATACTCGGCTTTGTCTTTCATTTTTGCCCTGATGTCGTCAGGAATCCATTTGTCCCTGTCTTTGCTGAGGTTTGCCCAGATGTTCCTCTCCTTCAGGAGGCTTGCAGCCATGATCTCGAAGGGCGGGAAGGTCATCTTTTTCTCTTCATCAACCAGCTTTCCGCGCATTGTCATCCAGGCATGTTCGATTGGCATGTCCAGCTCACAACGGGCATCGCACATCTGGCACGTGGTGCAGGCAAGGAAGGTGTTCGTCTGCCTCTGGTCAAGCTTTTCCCGGCCTGCCAGGTATTCCTTGATAAAGAACCATTTTCCCCGGGGCGACTGGGACTCCCAGTTTCTGCCGTAGTACTGGTCGCACTCGCTCACACAGTATCCGCACTGAGAACACGAGTATGCAAGTTCGGCAATGTCTGCGGGGATTTCCTTTTCGTCTTTGAAGGAAACTTTTCCTATCCCGGACATATTTCCCACAATCCTTCCCATGGGTTCGAAGGAAGAGCCAAGGGACACGGCTGTGTTCAGGAGCCCTTTCCCTTCCAGGGTCTCGGGGTTCATGATCCCGTTGGGGTCGAATTCCTTCCGGAGAGCTTCTACTTCCGAAAGCCGGTCTCCAAAGACGCTCTTTTTCTTCGAGGCAAAGAATAGGCCGGAAGAATAGGCTCTGCCTCCGTTTTCTTCTGCAATTTTCAGGATGCTCAGGGAAAGGGCAAAGGCCGTATTGAAGAGTAAGGAGCGCTCGGAGTGGCGCATGAAGCAGAGGAGTACAACATTTCCGTCACTGATAACCATCCCTTCAGTGAGTACCGGAAGTTTAATCCTCTTTTCAATTTCTTCAAAAACCCTGTCCATCTTCTCAAACGGCACAAGGATCTCAGCAGGGATGAAGGAGGGACCGAGCCTTTTAACCTTCATGGACTTGAACCATTCCTCAGTCTCGTGCTTTGCGATCTCTTCGGGAAGAATTGTCCCGCCTGCATTCTCTATTGCTTCATTTAAGCCTGAAACATCCCTTGAGGCAGGGTACATGAAGGTACAGACGTAAGCAACAGGCAGCACTGGTCTGTGTTTGTCCACAACTTTCCCAGAGTGGAGTTTTTGGGGCGATTTATTCTTCATGTCTGCCCATTCGGGGTTAAGGAAGGAAATGGACCAGAGGGGGATGTTATTTTTCCTTATGGTTTCTATCGCTGTTTTCATGGCTGAAGCGTCGGGGAAACTGGAGGAAACAGCTTTTCTCTCTTCGAGTTTCTGGACATTCAGGGCAATTTCGGTGATGATGCCCGTGGTCCCCATTGTCCCTATTAACTTCTTGAGTTCTGGGCCAGAAAAGTCCCTTATTTTTCCGTTGGGGAGGACAACCCGGGCTTTTTCCATACTCTCGTAGCCCCAGCCGAACTCATAACTTCCATATCCGGCTCCGCTCTGAGCCAGCCAGCCCCCTATGGTCGAGGAAGGAGCACTTGAAGGGATCGCCCTGACCGAGAGGCCCTCTTCTTTCAGTTTCCTCTCTAACTTTTCCCAGATAAGCCCGCTCTGCACCACTGCTTTCTGCCCTTCGGGGTCGATGCTGATGATCTTATTTAGTAATGTGACATCGGCAACTATGCCCCCCTTTGTAGGGATTACCCCGCCGTACCCGGAGGAGGCCCCTGCACGGGGGACAACCGGAATCTTGTACCTGTTTGCAAATTCCAGAAGCTTTACCGCGTCTTCTTCCGTCCGGATTTTTACCACAGCTGCAGGGTCGGTGTTCCCCATTACTTTCTTGACAAGGGGGGGTAAGGCTCCTATATCGTGGTTATAATAGTGGCGATCGCGTTTGTCTAGATTGACGTATTCCCCGAAGAGTTCGGAGAGTTCTGATTTTTGGGTTGCTGAAAGTTCCGGTACACTTCTTACTGTCATGTTTTTTTCTCCTGATTATGGCTATTTGTGGACACTTCACAGTGTGAACAGGTGGTTGCATTAAGTCAGGTTCTTGAAATGTTTTTCTGGCTCCCCTATACTTCATAGTATATATTTACAAATTAATATATATTTTTATTTATTATAAGGGCCAGGATTAATTTTACTGCAAAATAATTATTTTCTGTTCGTTTTTCTGTTATTCGGCTTTCCCTAAGCTCTTCTTATTGTATTCTTACAAACTTTATAATAATTTGATAAAAAGAAAAAAATTAAAAATGAAGGGCATCTTTGGGACAGACACTCACACAACGTCCGCATTTGATACAGTCGAGTTTTGTTTCATTCTGGCAGACCTTTAACTGCATGGGGCAGACTTTTTCACATTTTTTGCAGCTGATGCATTTGTCATTCTCAAGCTGCAGCTGGTACCTCTTTCCTCCGAGCAGGCGCTGTGCGGTTCCCATTGGACAGAAGGAACACCAGGTCCTCGGGCTCAGGTTGCTGCCGAGAAGAACTGCAATTGCCGTTGTCACAATGCACATGGTGACAAGGACCGTCCCTATCTTCTCAAAGGTGTTCAGGGTTCCGATGATGTTTGAAATCCTGTAGCCCATGAACCCCATCATCAAGAGAAAGATAGGAAGGCGCACCCACAGGCTCCTTAAAATGCCGGGGATCTTTCTTTTCTTTGAAATTTTGCTGATCCAGAAATCAGCAAAGCTTCCCCTGGGACAGAGATTTCCGCAGAACCATCTGCCTCTGAAGGGGCTGATAAGGAAGATTGCTGCAAAAATAAGCAACACAAAGTATCCGAGTGCGGGATACCAGAGCCCTCCGATGGAAACAATAAGTACAAAGATTCCCAGGTAGGGAGTAATTTTGAGCATTTTATTTAACCGCCGTTTTCCCATTGTTCAAGTTCCT is drawn from Methanosarcina lacustris Z-7289 and contains these coding sequences:
- a CDS encoding DUF473 domain-containing protein, translating into MEYIALTGIADSVIEVLKKHELRTLEIRNLQNFFGILELNAGDNVLLTSTSLQDLTDGTSALIAKIVQMQISVHSIVSSNDIYCEEREAMSARIQLECRSMARVKSVVSNELGKPVRVDAREISCYEAR
- the thsA gene encoding thermosome subunit alpha, which produces MAGQPIFILREGSKRTHGSDAQHNNIMAAKAVAEAVRTTLGPKGMDKMLVDSMGDVVITNDGATILKEMDIEHPGAKMIVEVAKTQDAEVGDGTTTAAVLAGEFLTKAEDLLESGVHPTVIASGYRLAADQATKILETITISTSPEDTETLEKIAATAITGKGAEANKDHLSRLAVQAVKSVVEVSEDGKITVDIEDIKIEKRPGGSIADSEIIEGVIVDKERVHTGMPEMVKDAKVLLLSVPIELKKTETKAEIKITAPDQMQLFLDQEEAMLREIVEKVIRTGANVVFCQKGMDDLAQYYLTKAGIFAMRRVKKSDMDKLSRATGAKVITSMEEIEESDLGYAGLVEEKDVSGSRMTFVTGCKDSKTTSILLRGGTEHVVEGIERALEDALRVVGVALEDQKIVVGGGSPEIELALRLKEYASTLKGREQLAVMKFAESLEIIPQTLAENAGLDPIDMLVEMRSQHEKGNKRAGLNVYTGKIEDMFENNVVEPLRIKTQAINAATEAAIMILRIDDVIASAGGGRAPSGPGGEMEDL
- a CDS encoding FAD-binding and (Fe-S)-binding domain-containing protein, which translates into the protein MTVRSVPELSATQKSELSELFGEYVNLDKRDRHYYNHDIGALPPLVKKVMGNTDPAAVVKIRTEEDAVKLLEFANRYKIPVVPRAGASSGYGGVIPTKGGIVADVTLLNKIISIDPEGQKAVVQSGLIWEKLERKLKEEGLSVRAIPSSAPSSTIGGWLAQSGAGYGSYEFGWGYESMEKARVVLPNGKIRDFSGPELKKLIGTMGTTGIITEIALNVQKLEERKAVSSSFPDASAMKTAIETIRKNNIPLWSISFLNPEWADMKNKSPQKLHSGKVVDKHRPVLPVAYVCTFMYPASRDVSGLNEAIENAGGTILPEEIAKHETEEWFKSMKVKRLGPSFIPAEILVPFEKMDRVFEEIEKRIKLPVLTEGMVISDGNVVLLCFMRHSERSLLFNTAFALSLSILKIAEENGGRAYSSGLFFASKKKSVFGDRLSEVEALRKEFDPNGIMNPETLEGKGLLNTAVSLGSSFEPMGRIVGNMSGIGKVSFKDEKEIPADIAELAYSCSQCGYCVSECDQYYGRNWESQSPRGKWFFIKEYLAGREKLDQRQTNTFLACTTCQMCDARCELDMPIEHAWMTMRGKLVDEEKKMTFPPFEIMAASLLKERNIWANLSKDRDKWIPDDIRAKMKDKAEYAYFAGCTASFVEKDVAIGAVRMLDDAGVEFTGLGDKEACCGIPMLVAGKWDVFETIMRMNISNMKKRGVKTVITSCPACWLMWHTVYPQWAEKLGIEYGFETKHYSEILVERLDVLKPKFKVPLNKVVAWHDSCHLGRAGGEIYDPPRELLKAIPGIQFKELEHNREKAHCCGSVVSLIAEPPVAYKLGGMRLQEAVDVNADIIAALCPCCTVQFRVAAEKNNINIESQDLGALVARSLGYDIPDTTNYALQSWAPFEKMIDLLQPENMTDLMVELLPQMMAAMPAPLQAMMKMVKYVPGMDAMMKPMMPIMMPMLMPSVMPKVMPDMLKAVERRVPMPDYMRELLPDLMPKAMDNLMPNMLPEIIPLLTPRMIEYIKTH
- a CDS encoding 4Fe-4S binding protein; amino-acid sequence: MLKITPYLGIFVLIVSIGGLWYPALGYFVLLIFAAIFLISPFRGRWFCGNLCPRGSFADFWISKISKKRKIPGILRSLWVRLPIFLLMMGFMGYRISNIIGTLNTFEKIGTVLVTMCIVTTAIAVLLGSNLSPRTWCSFCPMGTAQRLLGGKRYQLQLENDKCISCKKCEKVCPMQLKVCQNETKLDCIKCGRCVSVCPKDALHF